GGCTGCAGATTGCCCGCAAGAATGTGGAGTTTCTTCGTGAACTTTATCGCTGCAAATCTTGCGGACATCCTTATGGCGTGGTAATGCTCATCAAGAACGCTTTGATGCACAGTGAGACCGAACTGGCATGGTTGGAAGAATTTCTGGAAGGAGTCAAAGCCGGAAGACTGTCATGAAGTTGCGGTGGAAGGCGTTGTTGGTTCATTGAGCCTTGCTGTTTGGGTGTTTTGACAGGTACCAAATAACCACGAAGAACATATCGTATGAAGGACCCTATGGGGTTGGTTACAAGAGCAGCCGCCGGTAACAGTCAGCGGGTTTGCTGTTGATCGATTCTACCAGGTTTCTGAGAGGTTTCACAAAAAACTTGCAAAAAGTATTGAAACCATATTCAATCTGTGATATTTTAATCTTCGTTAAAAATAAATCGAAGCAAACGAAATCGGATTAGGAACCAGGATTCACTTAAAGGGTTAGGACCTCTCCGGACTAACTTTCCCCCGTGGTGAATGACGTAGGTCCTATGCGAAAAATCGAGCAACACCAATTTTTCGTTTAGGAAGGGGGCCGAAAGCTCATGACCCAAGAGGTGTATTCAACTTATGGGAGACATGTTGCTGTCGACACGTGGGGTGCTGACTTTAACATGCTCAATGACGCCAAATTTTTGGAAGAAATGATGGTAAAGGCTGCTGAGAAGTGCGGTGCAACGGTTCTATCCGTTCAATCCAAACAATTTGAGCCTCAAGGAGCAACCGTTCTGGTTTTGCTTTCGGAGAGCCACATCTCAATCCACACCTACCCGGAGAAAGGTTTTGCGGCATTGGATTGCTACACCTGCGGAGAGACCGTGGATCCTCAAATTGCGATGGATTACATGATCTCGGTCCTGAAACCGGAGAAAGCCTACCCCAAGATGCTCAAGCGTGGAGAAGGTCCGATCGTAGTGGTCGAACCAGTCGGAGCGATGAAATAAGCCTGCGAAAGCGGGCTTTTTTTATAAATGCACACTTTAGTCATGTGGAGTGCGTAGTTCTGATAAAACGTGCCGAAAGCCGCATGGGATAAGGCTTTCCGGCAGTTTTGAAGAGCAGTTTTTGAGGGGTAAAAACGATGATAAAAACTCGGTTATTTTTAAAATGATCGGGTTTTTACTTTTATAAGATAAACCAGAAAAGCATTACTTGCCTGACTGGATTTTCTTTGACAAATATGGGGGTATAGCTTGTCAGGGAAAGCGCAAATAATATTCTGAAAAATTAGTCAAATAAAAGTCTTTCAACAAGTTTTCCAGAATTTATTATATAATTATGTCTATAATGGGGAGGTCGAATTATTAAGCCTTAAAATAAGGTGGACTGGAAAGGATGAGAAATTCAGGCAATGAAGATCGAAAAGGTTTTCATGAAGAATTTCCGCTGCTTCGGTTCGAGAGGGACCAAGACTTTGACCATGTCCCGCTGTCGTTTCCGATGCTTAACCGACTTGTCGAATTACTGATTCGAGAGAACCCGTCGATCCTCAAAGCCCTGCGTCTCACATATTCAGTCGTGTTTTTCGACGAGTTTCAGGATACAACCTTTGTCCAGTTTGAGCTTCTACGTACCGCGTTCGATGGCAGCGAGGCCATCTTCACAGCCGTGGGGGATGACAAGCAGCGTATCATGGTGTGGGCGGGCGCTATGCCAGACGCTTTCGCCCAGTTTGAGCAGCAGTTCGGCGCGCAAAGAATCTCACTAATCTCCAACTGGCGCTCGCATGAGGATCTTGTTCGGATTCAGCACGTCATCGCGAGCAGAATCGATTCCACCGTCGAGGAGCCCGAGGCCCGTGCCGAGCGGCTGGTTGACGTGCAGGTCCTCCGCCGAGCATTTCCTTCCTATCAGCGTCAGCGTGATTTTGTTCGTGTCTGGAACGGGTTCGTGTTGCTCCTGCTGGAGTTTGGAAACGTCGATTTCTGCGGTGAGAAGTGAAAGGGAGCCGCCCATTGCATTGACATGGTCTGCAATTAGTTCGCCCCGACTTGTACTATTTTATTGTTCTGGGGCAAATTGTTATAGGTTGGGGGTAGTTGCCACTTCCCCTAATCCATATTATAGTAGCTGGTGTTAAAAAGCGAATAAAAGTAGACCTAATCTATTTGGGCAGTGTCAAGAAATTTTCGCATTTTGAATAATCTCTTAACAC
This DNA window, taken from Effusibacillus lacus, encodes the following:
- the speD gene encoding adenosylmethionine decarboxylase translates to MTQEVYSTYGRHVAVDTWGADFNMLNDAKFLEEMMVKAAEKCGATVLSVQSKQFEPQGATVLVLLSESHISIHTYPEKGFAALDCYTCGETVDPQIAMDYMISVLKPEKAYPKMLKRGEGPIVVVEPVGAMK
- a CDS encoding UvrD-helicase domain-containing protein, coding for MRNSGNEDRKGFHEEFPLLRFERDQDFDHVPLSFPMLNRLVELLIRENPSILKALRLTYSVVFFDEFQDTTFVQFELLRTAFDGSEAIFTAVGDDKQRIMVWAGAMPDAFAQFEQQFGAQRISLISNWRSHEDLVRIQHVIASRIDSTVEEPEARAERLVDVQVLRRAFPSYQRQRDFVRVWNGFVLLLLEFGNVDFCGEK